A window of the Paenibacillus woosongensis genome harbors these coding sequences:
- a CDS encoding helix-turn-helix transcriptional regulator, translating to MAFMIAQRAYIKLYLISMVEQRRGYGYQMLEELKEEFKPFGYVPPQSEIYRALHELVQEGVLYRSKHLKGNDPSVDFQEIVLYDFTDDGHEKAELYKKQVKVDLDRCIGMLNKAVADNY from the coding sequence ATGGCCTTTATGATTGCACAACGGGCATATATCAAGCTCTATTTGATTTCGATGGTAGAGCAGCGAAGGGGCTACGGTTACCAGATGCTTGAAGAGTTGAAGGAAGAGTTCAAGCCGTTTGGCTATGTTCCTCCGCAGAGCGAAATATACCGGGCCCTTCATGAGCTCGTGCAGGAAGGGGTACTGTATCGCTCGAAGCATCTGAAAGGGAATGATCCCAGCGTGGATTTCCAAGAAATCGTACTCTATGATTTTACCGATGACGGACATGAGAAGGCCGAGCTGTACAAGAAGCAGGTTAAGGTCGATTTAGACCGCTGCATCGGTATGTTGAACAAGGCTGTTGCCGATAATTATTGA